Genomic DNA from Polycladomyces subterraneus:
ATCCTGGTACTGATGCGGCATTGGCGCTTGGCATGATGCACGTGTTGGAGCGGGAAAACCTGATCGACGAAGCGTTTTTGCGCGATTATACCGTTGGATGGGAGCAACTGCGGGAACGGCTGAAAGCATATCCTCCCGAACGCGTGTCCCGCATCACGGGCGTACCGAAGGAGACCATCATCCGGCTGGCCCGGGAGTATGGGAAAACATCTCCCTCGTTCATCCGGATCGGCAACGGGTTGCAACATCATGACAACGGCGGCATGATCGTCCGCACCATCACCTGTCTGCCGGCCCTCACTGGCCAATGGCGGTACAAAGGCGGCGGAGCGCTCAAGGGGAACGGTTTGGTCCAAGTGGACACCGACAAACTGGAACGCCCCGATTTGTTGCCCAATCCCAACGTGCGCAGCATCAATATGATCCATCTGGGGAGCGCATTGCTGGAGTCTGATCCGCCGATTCGCATGCTGTTCGTCTATAACAGCAATCCAGCCGCAGTGGCACCGTCTCAGGAAAAGGTGTTGCGCGGTCTGGCTCGGGAAGATCTGTTCACAGTGGTACATGATCTGTTTCTCACGGACACCGCCCGTTATGCCGATCTGGTGCTGCCCGCCACATCCCATTTTGAAAACCTGGATGTATACAAATCCTATTGGCATATGTACGTCCAAGTGGCCCGTCCGATCCTGCCGCCGCAAGGTGAAGCCTGGTCCAACTACAAGTTGTTCCGTACATTGGCCAAACGGATGGGTTTCACTGAGCCCTGCTTTGACGATACGGAGGAGGACCTGATCCGCCAAGTCCTGGACAACTCGGACAATCCCTGCCTGTCCCGTATTGATTTTGACGAGCTGATGGAAAAAGAGATCGTCAAGTTGGATTTATCGGAGAATGCGGTATTCCCGGAACGGTTGCAACGCGGTGTTCGTATTCTCCTGTTCAACGAATCGCTTCGGGCGGAAGGATTAGACCCTCTCCCTGCTCACATCGCACCGAAAGAGGGGACCGACGGGGAACGGAACGCGAAAGATCCCGATACGTTCATGCTCATCTCTCCGCCCAACCACCAATATCTCAATTCCAGCATGGGTAACATTCCCAAACTGCAGAAGATGGAAGGACGGCCCACTTTGCAAATTCACCCGAAAGATGCAGCGCGGAAGGGAATCGTCGACGGGAGCCTCGTACGCATCTGGAATGAGCGGGGGAGTTGTATCTTGACGGCGAAAGTCACCGACGCCGTTCTTCCCGGCGTGTTGGTCAGCATGGGATTGTGGTGGTTGTCCTCCTATCCGGATGGAAAAGGAATTAACCAACTGACGCCCGACCGGGAAGCTGATATGGGGGGCGGTGCCGTCTTCTTCTCCACTGCAGTCCAACTGGAAAAAGCGGAGTGATGGGAAGATAATGGATCGGAGAATCAGAGACATTGCAGAGAAAATCGTGTCTGATCATCCTTAATCCAAGGGGAGGATGGGCCTTTTTCCGACGAGTGAGTACAAGAGGAAAAAAAGGCCCATCCTCTTCAATTGTCATTCAGTCTTCATATACAACGTGGAACAGGTTTCCGTCTTCATCCTCGAAATTGTCCTTGTAAGCGTGATAACCGGCATCCCGCAGTTTTTGGTGCCAATACTCTTTATCGCTTCGTTTGATCCGGAATTCAAGATGGGAGATGCCTTTGACCGCCCCTTCCAAGCGACGTGCACCCTCCGGGTGATTTTCATGGGTAAAGAGGGCGATCATTTGCTCGCCGCATTTGAGAAAGACTGACTGATCGGACTCGTATGTCACTTCCAGTCCCAACACATCGCCCATCCCCAACAAAATATGGTCTTTCGAAAAAAGGGGTAGTTCATGAATCAAACCTACCCGTTCCATCCCATTGATCAAGTTCTAAGTGTGATGAAATCTTTTGATCGCCCTTGGTTTGTTTCCGGAGGCTGGGCACTTGATCTATCAGTTGGAAGAGTGACACGGGAACACGGTGATCTCGACCTCACTATTTTCAGGGAAGATACGGAGCGGCTCATTCAGTATTTCGACGGATGGACAGCGTATGTGGCTATTCCGGGTGAAAGACGGTATGAGATTTTCAGAGAGTTGGAAGATGTACGCCCCCCTCGCCATGAGCTTGTTTTCCAAAAAGGAGACCTGAAGTTGGAGTTTCTGCTCATTGACCGTGACGGTGACAAGGTGCTGTTCCGACGGTCCCCTGTCATTACGTTGGATATTCAATGCTTTGCACAACAAGACGGGAGTGGCCGGCCCCACGTCGCTCCGGAATGGCAATTGCTGTTCAAAGCCAAAAACCCACGCCCCAAAGATGAACAGGATTTTGCCAACCACTTCAAACGATTGGGCAAAACAAGCCGTGAATGGCTGTTGAACGCGCTGAAAAGATATCAACCGGACAGTCATTGGATCGCCTTGCTGGAAAGTGACGAGTAAGCCACATGTCGTGATCCATTGAGAATGAAGGGGCCGTTCTTTCCAAAACCTCATGCTGGACATGGAAAAATGAGAGACAGCCCGAAGCTTTTTTTGACAGTGACCCCATTTTACAAGGCACCATCATATGTGTGAAAATAATTTTATACATAAGCTACATCATTGGGAGGAGAGAAACATGGCGCCCATCCTGAAAAATGATTGGGCCGATCATTTGAACGCTGAATTCGAAAAGCCGTATTACCTAAAGTTGCGCCAGTTTTTGATCCACGAATACAATACGTATACTGTCTATCCGGACAAATATGATATTTACTCCGCCTTGCATCTCACCCCTTATGCCGACACCAAGGTCGTCATCATCGGACAAGACCCGTATCACGGCCCGGGTCAAGCACACGGTCTCAGTTTTTCTGTCAAACCCGGCGTAAAAGTACCACCTTCGCTCCAAAACATTTTCAAAGAGTTGCACGATGATCTCGGGTGCCGGATTCCCAACCACGGTCATCTGGTCAAATGGGCGGAACAAGGCGTCCTGCTCCTCAACAACGTCTTGACCGTTCGCCGGGGCCAGCCCAATTCCCATAAGGGTAAAGGATGGGAAACGTTCACGAGCCAGGTGATCCGCACATTGAATGAACGGGAACAACCCGTCGTCTTTCTCTTGTGGGGAAGAAATGCGCAGGAGAAAAAAGCATTGATCACCCGCGATCATCACCTGGTAATCGAATCAGCCCATCCCAGTCCATATTCCGCCAATCGCGGCTTTTTCGGCAGTCGTCCGTTTTCCCGAACCAATGAATTTTTGCAAAAGGTCGGTTTGCAACCCATCGACTGGCAACTGGAGGATATTTGATCATTAGGACGGCCTCATTCAATTGACAATCCTTTGTCCAACTCCAGGGTTGGATCCCGATTAAGCGAGTGTGCCTTTTTCCGTCTCCCATATCCATTCACGGAAAAAGGCCACCCACCTTCGCGGGATGAATGAATCCCCTTGATGAATGGTTCTTCTCCATGGCAACTCTTCATGGAAAAACTTCCTTGGGACCTCATTTTGGTATTGGTGAAAGTACTGATCAAACTTATATACTATTTTGATTTTGTTCCTTGGGGACTTTTGGTCATTTACTTGTGTTACGGCATTTATTTATGCTTATTTGAAAGAAAAAATAAAAAGAAGTGGTATGCGTACACAATCATAAGTGCGTTTGTTTTCATGGTTGTTGTTGTTAGCTTGAAATAGCATCCCGTAAAATGAAGCCTGCATCGATCTGATGCGGGCTGTTTGCGTCCTTTTTATCCCTTGACCAACGATGCGATTTTTTCAAAGGTATGGCTGATTGAAGAACCGTATCATCTTTGCCTTTTCGCCCCACCAGCATCAGCCTTGCCGAAGAGTAAGGGTTTGAAAAATCCTATTCTCTCCTTTACTCTTGATGTTATCTTCTTCTTTCTTTCAACAAAAAAGACTGCTGACCTTCTACCTTTGTCAGCAGTCTCGCTTTCCTGTGAAAGGCTGGCCTTCCATTGGTCACTGCGGATGTTTCCCGTTCGAAGCGCCGGGGTTGGTGACGGGCACCGATTCCACTTTGGTTGGTGCGGGTTGCACCGGTTTCCGTTTTTTCACCCGGGCATCCGGTGTCGTGTATACATAAGCTGTGATCGAATTGCTGGTCACCCGGATACGGATCAATACCGGCTTGGTCAGATTGTTTTTAAAACGGAAGTCCGGTCCGCCCCACGAGACGGTTGCATCGCGCCCGGGCGGAACGTACGCTACCTCTTTGCTGTGGGAATTGCGCTGGAGGATTCTCAGCCCCGCTTCATCGACGCTGTTGAACAGTGTGCTCGACACTTGGCAGATTCCGCCGCCGATGCCTTCACTGTATTCCCCCCGCACAATCACCTTGGCTGATTTGTACCCACGACCCGGTGTGCGAGGTCCTACGATCCGGTTGAAGGAGAAGCGCTCTCCTGGGCTCAGGATCAGATTGTTGATCGCCTTGGAGGCCAATCGAATGTTGGTGGTGCGGTTGACATTGCTTCCATCGAAGTACGTCGTATATTTGCCTATCAACCGTTGATCCACCTGTTGAAAATCCGCCTCGGTCACCTCCGGCTGATCGATTACCATCGGCAGCTCCTGTGGCTGGCCGGTCATCGCCGTCAAACGGGGCAGCCATTCTTTTTCGATGGTGTCCATATCCACCAATCTTCCCGTTTTCGACGGGGTCAATTTACCGCCAAACCAATTTTGCTCCGCGTCCACGGCTGGTTGGTCCACTTCTTTTTTCACCTTACGAAACCAAGCCAACCATTTGTCGCGATTTAATGTGGATGGATCTTTTCCGTCATAGCCAAGGGTACGGAGATCAACAGTCCATTGCCGACCCTCATAGGTGACGGTAAAAGGAATTGGTTGCGGTTTCAGCTGTTGATGCGGCTTTGTCACACCTGCCCGTGGGGCCTCTTTGGCATCGGTCGTTCCGTCAAATGCAAACACGGACAAACTTCCCACCAAAGCGAAAGCCACCACCAGCGTGCCGATAACAGTTTTTTTCGGACCGATTTGTTCAAACGGAATGCGGTTGACCAGCGGCATGCGATGCAACACTCGGTTGATCCGATCCCACACGCTCACTTGTGAGGATCCAGACACCAATGCAGCGGCAGCCATCTCTTCCCGTTCGGGAGAAGAAGGCGTGCTTTCCGCCGAACCGGTCATGTCCGGCTCCGTTGAAGTCTCACGGTCATTTGATTCTGTTTCTTCGGACATCTCTACCCATTCCGGTACCGATTCATCCACTTTCTTCTTTGTGTCCGTCGACCGATCCGCCTCCGATTGCGAATCGGGGACTATTGGGGAGGACGGCGACTCGTTGGTTGTTTCTTTGGAGTCGTCGACGTTCGGCTCTTTTTTCTCTTCCACGGATCAATTCCCCCTCGGTTTCTCCCTCGCCTGCACGGTGGCCACATTCACCGTGTTTCCCATCATGGTCAGAATCTCAAGCAAAAATGGAAGATAAAGCGGTTTGAACGGCCTTTTGGTATACCTTGGGCAATGCCAACGTTTCTAGTTCATCCAGCGTTGCCCACCGCCAATGTTGCGGAAGTTCTCCCTTTATCCCGACGCACGTACCACCGATGATCGTAGCATGCCATTTGCGATGCGTGAAGACATGCTCCACCATCCCCAACGTTTCGCCGGGTTGTATGGATATACCATGTTTTTTCATCCAAACAATCAATGCCTGAACCGAATCGCTGGCATCCGTCTCCAGTGTGGGTAATCCCCACATCCCCGCCAAGAGTCCCGCCTCCGGTCTCCGTTCCAGCAACACGCGATCGCCGTCCCGAATCCAACCGAACACGAGCGAAACCGAAACTGGCGGTTTCGCTTTTTTCTTGACGGGCAATTCATGTTGCATCCCTTTTTGGTATGCCAGACAATCGGAGCGGATCGGACAAGTCTCACAGGAAGGCGATGTTGGCGTACACACCATCGCCCCCAGCTCCATCAACGCCTGATTGAAATCGCGCGGATTGGATTCCGGAATTAGATGATAAGCCCACGTTTCCATTTTTTTGCGTGTCTGGACACGGGCGATGTCATCCGCCGAAGCGAACAACCGGGAAAAGACGCGCAACACATTACCGTCGACGGCCGGCACCCGCCGGTTATACGCGATACTCAAAATGGCACCCGCCGTGTACGGTCCCACTCCCTTCAGCTGAGAGATGGCCTCCAATGTGTCAGGCACTTTCCCTCCGTGTTTCTCCACCACCTCCTTAACAGCAGCATGCAGGTTGCGCACGCGCGAATAATACCCCAATCCTTCCCACGCTTTGATGACGTCGGCCTCATCGGCCGCCGCCAGCGCTTCCAGTGTGGGGAAACGTTCCAAGAAACGATGAAAATAGGGGATCACGGTTTCTACCCGCGTCTGCTGCAGCATCACTTCGGATACCCAGATCTTATAGGGGTCCTGATCCCGACGCCAAGGTAGATCCCGTTGGTGAATGCGATACCATTGGAGCAAACGTCGTTGAATGGATGCTTTTCGCTCTTCCGTAAAAGGAAGTGCCGATTGCTTCGTTGAGACTTTGGTCATTGCTCGTGCTCCTTTATCCTGTATTGCCCGGATCGCCAGAGGACGACGATTGGCCCAACCGTTTCAGATCGATCAGGCTCACCTTACACCCTTGCGGCATTTTTTCCACAATCAGCAGACGATGCAGATGAGGGGATAGATAAAACCCCATCAATGGACGGGAAGTTCGATAAATCTCCCTCTCCTTCATACCGTCGTCGATAAACAGGATATGGTGGCCCTCCGCCAGCCATACCCCGTTACGCTCGTGACGAATAAAGGGATGGGACTGTCCCGCCACCTGATGATACACATCGAATACCAACGAATTTTGCGTACGGAGATGAATCAGCTTCAACATCCCGTTGATCACGTATGATACATAACCGCCGCCGGGTCCGATCATGAGGCGATCCAACTGCGTTGATTGCAGATTATGTTCATTCTCCACGTAATGATACAATTGTCCGTCCATTACATGTACTCTTTCAAAAAATAGTTCTCCGCTCACCCTACGACCGGTTGCAAAAGCGAAATAATAACCTTGGGGATCCCACACAACAGGCGGGACGATCTCCTCGCCTGAAGGGGTTTCAAATTCGACCCGTCGTTCCCCCGTCACGGCATTCCACAGGACCAACCGTCGATTGTCCTCCACGATTGCCCGCACATCCGCCGTTGGAGACCACCAGCCCGGAGCGCTTCGAAGGATGGGGACAGGGACAGTATCACCCACCGCGTACACTCTGTCCGCCACTGATAGAAAACGGCCACTCGGGGACCAAGATACCGCCGACGATATGTTGGTACGGGACGAAAATTGAGTTTCGGGAATTGGGTGAGAACGTCCCTCTTTGGGACGGAACAAGGCTAACGACACATCTTCCGCATCTCCTACCGGATACACGATGGCATCTCCCTGCGGCGACACCGATATCGGATGGTGCATCCCCGCCGGGACATTGAAAGCAATCCGGGTGCGATGAGATCCTTTTTGCACCACCATTGACCGGACGGCACCTTCGGACAGCACGGTCAGAACGCCGTGTTTTCCCAAGGAGACTACGTCCGTTCCGCTCTTTTCCCCCACTTTCAATAAAGCTCCTGTGCGCAGGTTCCACTCGTATTCAGCTTCCCCTCGCCCCGACTTTCCTCGGAAAAAGAAACGATCTTCCTGAAGGCGCTCCGGTTTCACTTTCTCAAATTCCGCCGTTTGGACAATGGGGGAAGAAACGCGGGGCCTCTCCTCATCCCGCCATCCCCATATGAGCAGGCAGATGAAAGCGGCGGCCAATAATCCCGTCAACACCGCAATGCGCACCGGTGACACAGAAGGCTCCATACAAATCCGGTGAAACCGCCTTCTGGTGCGCCGCCATACAAACCAGCGAGCCGACGGATCTTTCGCACCCATGATCAAACATCCTTTTTTCCGGTAGATGATGGTTCGGCGAGTCGGAATGTCCAGATATTCACTTTGTCTACCATATTCCTCATCCGTCCGTTTAAAACGAGGTTTTTTCTAAGAGAGATCACACGTTGGCTGGTTTCTTCATCCGGCACGCGAATCATCTCGACGAACAATCCCGGTTGATCCACACTTTCCATCCACTCGTGCCGGATAATCGCCCCGGCACGGGCGGTTTCGGATCGCAAATAGTCCAGAAGTTGTAGATACAGTTCCCTTTTATGTGTATGTACTCGATACTCAAGAAAGACAATGAAACCACCGTTTTCCACGAACAGCACTCCTTTGGTTCAGTTTAACAGAAATCGGCGATGGGGTTAAGGGAGAAAGGATGACACTTTCCATGTCCCACGATACGGCATCACCCGTTCCATCTCCTGTCTGCCATCTGTGACAATCAATCAAACGTCACCGTCTACATTCCAGGCTATGCTATAATCGTGAAAGACTACAAAATAGATCCGGATAGGAGGGAGCTCGCACACAGTGAACCCATCCATTTTTCGTATTCCCTCTTGG
This window encodes:
- a CDS encoding molybdopterin-containing oxidoreductase family protein; the protein is MSPSTREVFRSVCPLDCPDTCGLHVTVEEGRITRVTGDPDHPITRGAICHKVRHFPDRVHHPERLLYPMRRTGEKGEGKFERITWEEALDEITSRMKQLIYKHGAESILPYSYYGNMGLVNNGTMDRRFFHRLGATRLDRTICNVAGSQGFQATMGIKGAIDPEDTVHSRYIIVWGGNIVSTNMHQVMLFEQARRQGAKIVVIDVHRNQTARWADEFVQLYPGTDAALALGMMHVLERENLIDEAFLRDYTVGWEQLRERLKAYPPERVSRITGVPKETIIRLAREYGKTSPSFIRIGNGLQHHDNGGMIVRTITCLPALTGQWRYKGGGALKGNGLVQVDTDKLERPDLLPNPNVRSINMIHLGSALLESDPPIRMLFVYNSNPAAVAPSQEKVLRGLAREDLFTVVHDLFLTDTARYADLVLPATSHFENLDVYKSYWHMYVQVARPILPPQGEAWSNYKLFRTLAKRMGFTEPCFDDTEEDLIRQVLDNSDNPCLSRIDFDELMEKEIVKLDLSENAVFPERLQRGVRILLFNESLRAEGLDPLPAHIAPKEGTDGERNAKDPDTFMLISPPNHQYLNSSMGNIPKLQKMEGRPTLQIHPKDAARKGIVDGSLVRIWNERGSCILTAKVTDAVLPGVLVSMGLWWLSSYPDGKGINQLTPDREADMGGGAVFFSTAVQLEKAE
- a CDS encoding VOC family protein; amino-acid sequence: MIHELPLFSKDHILLGMGDVLGLEVTYESDQSVFLKCGEQMIALFTHENHPEGARRLEGAVKGISHLEFRIKRSDKEYWHQKLRDAGYHAYKDNFEDEDGNLFHVVYED
- a CDS encoding nucleotidyltransferase domain-containing protein — translated: MNQTYPFHPIDQVLSVMKSFDRPWFVSGGWALDLSVGRVTREHGDLDLTIFREDTERLIQYFDGWTAYVAIPGERRYEIFRELEDVRPPRHELVFQKGDLKLEFLLIDRDGDKVLFRRSPVITLDIQCFAQQDGSGRPHVAPEWQLLFKAKNPRPKDEQDFANHFKRLGKTSREWLLNALKRYQPDSHWIALLESDE
- a CDS encoding uracil-DNA glycosylase; its protein translation is MAPILKNDWADHLNAEFEKPYYLKLRQFLIHEYNTYTVYPDKYDIYSALHLTPYADTKVVIIGQDPYHGPGQAHGLSFSVKPGVKVPPSLQNIFKELHDDLGCRIPNHGHLVKWAEQGVLLLNNVLTVRRGQPNSHKGKGWETFTSQVIRTLNEREQPVVFLLWGRNAQEKKALITRDHHLVIESAHPSPYSANRGFFGSRPFSRTNEFLQKVGLQPIDWQLEDI
- a CDS encoding VanW family protein — protein: MEEKKEPNVDDSKETTNESPSSPIVPDSQSEADRSTDTKKKVDESVPEWVEMSEETESNDRETSTEPDMTGSAESTPSSPEREEMAAAALVSGSSQVSVWDRINRVLHRMPLVNRIPFEQIGPKKTVIGTLVVAFALVGSLSVFAFDGTTDAKEAPRAGVTKPHQQLKPQPIPFTVTYEGRQWTVDLRTLGYDGKDPSTLNRDKWLAWFRKVKKEVDQPAVDAEQNWFGGKLTPSKTGRLVDMDTIEKEWLPRLTAMTGQPQELPMVIDQPEVTEADFQQVDQRLIGKYTTYFDGSNVNRTTNIRLASKAINNLILSPGERFSFNRIVGPRTPGRGYKSAKVIVRGEYSEGIGGGICQVSSTLFNSVDEAGLRILQRNSHSKEVAYVPPGRDATVSWGGPDFRFKNNLTKPVLIRIRVTSNSITAYVYTTPDARVKKRKPVQPAPTKVESVPVTNPGASNGKHPQ
- the mutY gene encoding A/G-specific adenine glycosylase, which translates into the protein MTKVSTKQSALPFTEERKASIQRRLLQWYRIHQRDLPWRRDQDPYKIWVSEVMLQQTRVETVIPYFHRFLERFPTLEALAAADEADVIKAWEGLGYYSRVRNLHAAVKEVVEKHGGKVPDTLEAISQLKGVGPYTAGAILSIAYNRRVPAVDGNVLRVFSRLFASADDIARVQTRKKMETWAYHLIPESNPRDFNQALMELGAMVCTPTSPSCETCPIRSDCLAYQKGMQHELPVKKKAKPPVSVSLVFGWIRDGDRVLLERRPEAGLLAGMWGLPTLETDASDSVQALIVWMKKHGISIQPGETLGMVEHVFTHRKWHATIIGGTCVGIKGELPQHWRWATLDELETLALPKVYQKAVQTALSSIFA